A genomic stretch from Helianthus annuus cultivar XRQ/B chromosome 1, HanXRQr2.0-SUNRISE, whole genome shotgun sequence includes:
- the LOC110878590 gene encoding B-box zinc finger protein 25, protein MKIQCDVCEKSPATLICCADEAALCARCDVEVHAANKLASKHQRLLLNNTLSDKLPPCDICQEKTAFIFCVEDRALFCRDCDEPIHSAGTLAANHQRFLATGIRVAVGSGCSGVGSEKNTYEPLPPAAEVKIAAVPEIVPVKTPVQQVGGYGSPAWGVDDLLQFDDFEPSDKKEQLEFGDIEWLTDYDVFGDTAAEVPQLPASQPINTGSFRQTKLYGSNNKRPRYDLPYIEDDDEHNFMVPDLG, encoded by the exons ATGAAGATTCAATGCGACGTATGCGAGAAATCCCCAGCAACCCTAATCTGTTGCGCCGATGAAGCAGCACTGTGTGCGAGATGTGACGTTGAAGTTCACGCAGCAAACAAGCTAGCAAGCAAGCACCAGAGGCTGCTACTCAACAACACACTCTCCGATAAGTTACCGCCGTGTGATATCTGTCAAGAGAAAACGGCGTTTATATTCTGTGTGGAAGATCGGGCTCTGTTTTGTCGTGATTGTGACGAGCCAATTCATTCTGCGGGTACTCTTGCTGCTAATCATCAGCGGTTTTTGGCTACTGGAATAAGGGTGGCGGTTGGATCTGGTTGTTCGGGTGTGGGGAGTGAGAAGAATACGTATGAACCGTTGCCGCCGGCTGCTGAGGTTAAGATTGCGGCTGTGCCGGAGATTGTTCCGGTGAAAACTCCGGTGCAGCAAGTTGGTGGGTATGGTTCACCGGCGTGGGGTGTTGATGATCTGTTGCAGTTTGATGATTTTGAGCCCTCTGATAAG AAAGAACAACTCGAATTCGGGGATATCGAGTGGTTAACCGACTACGATGTGTTTGGCGATACAGCTGCCGAAGTTCCTCAACTTCCAGCGTCACAACCGATCAACACCGGCTCATTCAGGCAAACGAAGCTATACGGGTCGAATAACAAGAGACCTAGATACGATCTACCGTatattgaagatgatgatgagcaCAACTTCATGGTCCCTGATCTTGGCTAG
- the LOC118480198 gene encoding uncharacterized protein LOC118480198, translating to MPPEPAPSTSQTLIGKLDIGDPLYLHPSDSSSLTIVSVKLKGTENYAVWSSAMKLALEAKNKYGFIDGKVEKSKDDEILAAQWDRCNSVVLTWLLNSVSEELFLGQVFSKLASEVWTDLKESFDKIDGSVVYDLYKKINCIAQNGSTVAEYYNKLTTMWKQFDAMLQLPSCSCQAAKDYNDFSALIKLMQFLMGLDDIYQPVRTNILTRETFPSVKVAFSIVSREESHRLSSSGSKSQSVSYVARSNQSNQNTSKRNFRGPNSNLKCTHCNMIGHTVDRCFEIIGYPPGMKKRGNVSFGKNNGNNTSRSGMSSGPSSSAVSALPFTPEQIAKLMSLVGEKPDGDQEKSNMGGFEVKENSGDW from the exons ATGCCTCCTGAACCTGCTCCTAGTACTTCTCAGACTTTGATTGGTAAATTGGATATAGGAGATCCATTGTACTTACACCCTAGTGACTCCAGTAGTTTAACCATTGTTAGTGTTAAACTCAAAGGTACTGAGAATTATGCTGTGTGGTCTAGTGCTATGAAGTTGGCTTTAGAAGCTAAAAACAAGTATGGGTTTATAGATGGTAAGGTGGAAAAGTCTAAGGATGATGAGATATTAGCTGCTCAGTGGGATAGATGCAATTCTGTTGTACTTACTTGGTTATTGAATTCTGTTTCAGAAGAGTTGTTTCTTGGTCAAGTTTTTTCTAAACTAGCTTCTGAAGTTTGGACTGATTTAAAAGAGTCTTTTGATAAGATTGATGGTTCTGTTGTCTATGATCTGTATAAGAAAATAAACTGTATTGCTCAAAATGGTAGTACTGTTGCTGAATATTATAATAAGTTGACaacaatgtggaagcagtttgatgcaaTGCTTCAACTGCCTTCATGTTCTTGTCAAGCTGCTAAGGACTATAATGACTTCTCTGCTCTTATAAAGTTAATGCAGTTTCTCATGGGGCTTGATGATATCTATCAACCTGTGAGAACTAATATTTTAACAAGAGAAACATTTCCATCAGTTAAAGTTGCTTTCTCTATTGTTTCTAGAGAGGAGTCACATAGACTCTCAAGTAGTGGTTCTAAGAGTCAAAGTGTCTCTTATGTGGCTAGGTCTAATCAATCTAATCAAAACACATCAAAAAGAAATTTTAGAGGACCTAATTCAAATCTAAAGTGTACTCATTGTAATATGATAGGTCATACTGTTGATAGGTGTTTTGAAATAATTGGTTATCCACCTGGTATGAAAAAAAGGGGTAATGTGTCTTTTGGTAAAAATAATGGTAATAATACTAGTAGGTCTGGTATGTCTTCTGGTCCTTCTAGTTCTGCTGTGTCTGCTTTGCCTTTTACTCCAGAACAGATTGCAAAGCTAATGAGTTTAGTTGGTGAAAAACCTGATGGGGATCAGGAGAAGTCCAATATGGGAG GATTTGAGGTCAAAGAAAATTCTGGTGATTGGTAG